One Panicum virgatum strain AP13 chromosome 3N, P.virgatum_v5, whole genome shotgun sequence DNA segment encodes these proteins:
- the LOC120667851 gene encoding uncharacterized protein LOC120667851, translating to MTLPQTSGAPPPPSTSAPLPGAHVTSGVLIAPLASASIVFTPEQMTAAIMDLGWAVVGIRSFLAGSYAPQLPPVPPPPPLPSPAATTTYQNGMPFDGTVPHPTPTAPPPSQGVPIQQIRFPPSPSPLPTWITGTAEPIYTAPSPQRYLQPPPTTGAPMAHGGIPTSSALYGGWTSTLASDRTCLASYHLRGAAQTWYYALEQDEGMPSWERFQDLCRQRFGPPIRGSRLAELGRLPFTSTVQDFADRFQAVACHAQNLSSHQHDELFVGGLPDHIRVDVELHDPQDLQTAMYYARAFERRVTAMQTTPPPRAARPPQRPMPLPAHPPGGAPAAPNQAPAANRSFRCLTPAEQLERRRQGLCFNCDEPYVPGHVCQRLFYLESRDYLVEDEPVADVVAVTAAPEVEATQEQEPANAFVVSLHALAGICTDNTMLLPVPAGGEHLRVTVANGDRLPCAGVTRDVPISIEGEAFSITCVGLNLGCFDCILGVDCLRTLGAILWDFKAMTMAFWSDGRRVCWQGVGAPTPVAPQQRALAAIANAQHPMLDRLLQQHGAIFEEPQGLPPERPYDHHIHLLPGTTPVAVRPYRYPQLQTDELERQVTAMLAQGIIRPSTSPFSTPMLLVRKPDNTWRFYIDYRALNAKTSKDKFPIPVVLELLDELFGARFFTKLDLRSGYHQVRMHLDDIAKTVFRTHHGHYEFLVMPFGLCNAPATFQALMNDVLRPYLRRFVLVFFDNILIYNSSWAEHL from the exons ATGACGCTGCCCCAGACATCCGGCGCCCCACCACCTCCCTCGACTAGCGCACCGCTGCCAGGTGCGCACGTGACCTCGGGGGTGCTGATCGCCCCATTGGCGTCCGCCTCGATCGTCTTCACTCCAGAGCAGATGACCGCGGCGATCATGGACCTGGGGTGGGCGGTGGTGGGCATCCGGTCCTTCCTCGCCGGATCATATGCGCCGCAgctgccgccggtgccgcctccaccgcctctaCCATCGCCCGCCGCCACAACGACGTACCAGAACGGGATGCCCTTCGATGGGACGGTGCCGCACCCcacgcccaccgcgccgccgccgtctcagGGCGTTCCAATCCAGCAGATCCGTTTCCCGCCATCGCCTTCGCCGCTGCCGACTTGGATCACCGGGACGGCAGAGCCCATCTACACGGCGCCTAGCCCGCAGCGGTACCTGCAGCCGCCCCCGACCACTGGGGCGCCCATGGCGCACGGCGGCATTCCGACCTCAAGCGCCCTCTACGGCGGGTGGACG AGCACGCTCGCCTCCGACCGCACCTGTCTCGCTTCCTACCATCTTCGGGGAGCAGCCCAGACGTGGTACTACGCCCTCGAGCAGGACGAGGGCATGCCGTCGTGGGAACGCTTCCAGGACCTCTGCCGTCAACGTTTCGGGCCCCCGATCCGCGGCAGCCGACTAGCCGAGTTGGGTCGGCTCCCGTTCACCTCGACAGTCCAGGACTTCGCTGACCGGTTCCAGGCGGTGGCATGCCATGCACAGAACCTGTCTTCACACCAGCACGACGAGCTCTTTGTCGGCGGCCTCCCGGATCACATTCGGGTGGACGTGGAGTTGCACGACCCCCAGGATCTTCAGACGGCCATGTACTACGCTCGGGCGTTCGAGCGCCGAGTGACCGCCATGCAGACGACGCCACCGCCCCGGGCTGCTCGTCCTCCGCAGCGCCCAATGCCACTACCGGCACACCCGCCGGGTGGTGCTCCGGCCGCACCCAaccaggcgccggcggcgaaccgCTCTTTTCGCTGCCTCACGCCGGCCGAGCAGCTGGAACGTCGTCGCCAGGGACTATGCTTCAACTGCGATGAGCCCTATGTTCCCGGGCACGTGTGCCAGAGGCTCTTCTACTTGGAGTCTAGGGACTACCTCGTGGAGGACGAACCGGTGGCCGACGTGGTGGCCGTGACCGCAGCTCCGGAGGTGGAGGCCACGCAGGAGCAGGAACCAGCTAATGCATTTGTTGTCTCCCTCCATGCCCTGGCAGGAATCTGTACGGATAACACCATGCTTCTCCCGGTG CCAGCGGGCGGGGAGCACCTCCGCGTCACCGTCGCCAACGGAGATCGCCTACCGTGCGCGGGCGTCACCCGCGACGTTCCAATCAGCATCGAAGGCGAGGCATTCTCCATCACGTGCGTCGGCCTCAACTTGGGCTGCTTCGACTGCATCCTCGGCGTCGACTGCCTCCGCACCTTGGGCGCCATCCTCTGGGACTTCAAGGCCATGACGATGGCCTTCTGGAGCGACGGACGTCGCGTCTGCTGGCAGGGCGTGGGCGCCCCTACCCCGGTTGCACCTCAGCAGCGCGCGCTAGCGGCCATCGCGAACGCCCAGCATCCCAtgctggaccgcctcctgcagcAGCATGGCGCCATCTTCGAGGAACCGCAGGGGCTCCCTCCGGAACGGCCGTACGACCACCACATCCACCTCCTGCCGGGTACCACTCCCGTTGCTGTGAGACCGTACCGCTACCCGCAGCTGCAGACGGATGAGCTGGAGCGGCAGGTCACGGCCATGCTTGCCCAGGGCATCATCCGACCTAGTACCTCGCCATTCTCTACGCCTATGCTCCTTGTCCGGAAGCCGGATAACACTTGGCGTTTCTACATCGACTACCGCGCCCTCAACGCCAAGACGTCCAAGGACAAGTTCCCCATCCCAGTGGTACTCGAGCTCCTGGACGAGCTCTTTGGGGCTCGCTTCTTCACCAAGCTCGATCTGCGTTCGGGCTACCACCAGGTGCGGATGCACCTCGACGACATCGCCAAAACGGTGTTCCGGACGCACCATGGCCATTACGAGTTCCTGGTCATGCCGTTCGGTCTCTGCAACGCCCCGGCGACCTTTCAGGCGCTGATGAATGACGTCTTGCGCCCCTACCTACGGAGGTTTGTGCTGGTCTTTTTCGACAACATACTCATCTACAACTCGTCGTGGGCGGAGCACCTTTAG
- the LOC120663327 gene encoding epoxide hydrolase B-like produces MNQEIEHSYLPIRGLKLHIAHIGKGEVGTLLFVHGFPEVWYSWRHQMVAAAAAGFCAIAPDLPGYGLSEPPSDLALASWESLIKDLLSILDSLGISKVFLVAKDFGAKPAFDLALCHPDRVCGVVTFGVPPLVESLSRSGLPEGFYIYRWREPGRAESDFGRFDARRIMRTIYILFSRSEIPIAKPGQEIMDLADDSTRMPYWFREEDLDAYTNLYEKSGFITALQIPYRTKPAEAEYADPRFEMPMFVMMGQKDYILKFPALKDYISSEKLKEIAPDHEITYIPKGSHFVQEQFPELVNQLMIDFLCKHA; encoded by the exons ATGAATCAGGAGATAGAACACTCCTACTTGCCCATCAGAGGGCTCAAGCTGCATATAGCTCATATTGGAAAAG GTGAAGTCGGGACCTTGCTCTTTGTTCATGGCTTCCCTGAGGTATGGTACTCCTGGAGGCACCAAATGgttgcagcagcggcagccggGTTCTGTGCTATTGCTCCTGATCTCCCCGGCTATGGCCTCTCAGAGCCACCTTCTGACTTAGCACTAGCATCATGGGAGAGCTTGATCAAAGATCTCCTATCGATTCTTGATTCTCTGGGCATTTCTAAG GTATTCCTTGTTGCAAAGGATTTTGGTGCCAAGCCAGCATTTGATCTTGCTCTCTGCCACCCAGACCGTGTATGTGGTGTTGTGACCTTTGGAGTGCCTCCTCTCGTGGAAAGCCTCAGTCGTAGTGGACTTCCTGAGGGATTCTACATATACAGATGGAGG GAGCCTGGGAGAGCGGAGTCTGATTTTGGCAGGTTTGATGCGAGGAGGATCATGCGCACAATCTACATCCTCTTCTCCAGGAGTGAAATTCCTATTGCCAAGCCAGGACAAGAGATTATGGACCTGGCAGATGACTCAACACGGATGCCTTATTGGTTCAGGGAAGAAGACCT agatgcctacactaACCTGTATGAAAAATCAGGTTTCATCACGGCCTTACAAATTCCGTACAG GACCAAACCTGCTGAAGCTGAATACGCTGACCCAAGGTTTGAAATGCCAatgtttgtgatgatgggtcaGAAGGACTACATCCTCAAATTTCCAGCACTGAAGGACTACATTTCAAGTGAAAAGCTGAAAGAAATTGCGCCAGACCATGAGATTACTTACATCCCAAAAGGATCCCATTTTGTTCAAGAGCAATTTCCTGAACTTGTCAATCAGCTTATGATAGACTTCCTCTGTAAGCATGCATGA
- the LOC120667852 gene encoding calcium-binding protein PBP1-like, with protein MQKGLMRELASGFRLLMDPAYGLITFDSLPCSAALLGLGDMFDDYLRRMLAEGGFDEDDALSEMEFCVLMHRLCLELMEDRVAEARDLVGQRGGPCVEWRKKTMRWKKMHRSTGHRDRGNCALCTGLKKGHHSLFACSIQAGVMICVPHQ; from the coding sequence ATGCAGAAGGGCCTGATGCGGGAGCTGGCGAGCGGGTTCCGCCTTCTCATGGACCCGGCCTACGGGCTCATCACCTTcgacagcctcccctgcagcgcGGCGCTGCTGGGCCTGGGCGACATGTTCGACGACTACCTCCGCAGGATGCTCGCCGAGGGGGGCTTCGACGAAGACGACGCGCTCAGCGAGATGGAGTTCTGCGTGCTCATGCACCGGCTCTGCCTCGAGCTCATGGAGGACCGTGTGGCGGAGGCGCGGGATCTGGTTGGACAGCGCGGCGGGCCGTGCGTtgaatggaggaagaagacgatgaGGTGGAAGAAGATGCACCGGTCCACTGGTCATAGAGATAGAGGGAACTGCGCATTGTGTACTGGGTTAAAGAAGGGACATCATAGTCTTTTCGCATGCTCGATTCAGGCTGGCGTGATGATTTGCGTGCCACATCAGTGA